One Rhodanobacteraceae bacterium DNA segment encodes these proteins:
- a CDS encoding nucleotide-binding protein, translated as MRNTIMLSLFCACLAACGSQAEEAAPATTTDQAASPAFATEGLSGTVIESLSAPPYVYLQLDTANGEIWAAVPAAELAKGAKVTILTPMLMSNFESKSLQRNFPEVYFGTLDSPAGSQPSGVNPHTAVAAADAEDLRNIEKASGNDARTVAEVWAQRAQLAGQVISVRGKVVKYTPGVMGRNWVHLQDGSGAADDSSNDLTFTTLAEVNRGDTVTLTGTVVVDKDFGAGYRYPVIVEDARLIQAL; from the coding sequence ATGCGCAATACGATCATGCTGTCGCTGTTCTGTGCCTGCCTCGCAGCCTGCGGATCGCAAGCCGAGGAAGCCGCGCCCGCGACCACCACGGATCAGGCCGCAAGCCCGGCGTTCGCCACCGAAGGTCTCAGCGGCACGGTGATCGAATCCCTCTCGGCACCGCCCTATGTCTATCTGCAGCTTGACACTGCGAACGGAGAGATCTGGGCCGCGGTTCCGGCTGCCGAGCTTGCCAAGGGCGCCAAGGTCACCATCCTGACGCCGATGCTGATGAGCAACTTCGAATCCAAGTCGCTGCAACGCAACTTCCCGGAAGTCTATTTCGGCACACTGGACTCGCCTGCCGGCTCGCAGCCCAGTGGCGTCAATCCGCACACCGCCGTGGCCGCCGCGGATGCCGAAGACCTTCGCAACATCGAGAAAGCGAGTGGCAACGACGCCCGCACCGTAGCCGAGGTCTGGGCGCAGCGAGCGCAACTGGCGGGACAGGTCATCAGCGTGCGCGGCAAGGTGGTCAAGTACACCCCAGGCGTCATGGGCAGAAACTGGGTGCATCTTCAGGACGGCAGCGGGGCCGCCGATGACAGCAGCAACGATCTGACCTTCACCACGCTGGCCGAGGTCAATCGAGGCGATACCGTCACCCTGACGGGCACAGTCGTTGTCGACAAGGACTTTGGTGCGGGTTATCGCTATCCGGTGATTGTCGAAGACGCCAGGCTGATCCAGGCGCTCTGA
- a CDS encoding DUF2237 domain-containing protein, producing MSTATQPLNVLGTPLRTCSTEPMTGWFRDGCCRSDPDDRALHLVCAVMTAEFLEFSKAAGNDLSTPRPEYAFPGLLPGDQWCLCATRWREAYAAGMAPQVVLEATHLNTLGVVSLDQLREYAIR from the coding sequence ATGAGCACCGCCACGCAGCCATTGAATGTACTGGGCACGCCGCTGCGGACCTGCAGCACCGAACCCATGACCGGCTGGTTCCGAGATGGCTGCTGTCGCAGTGATCCCGATGACCGCGCCCTGCATCTGGTGTGCGCGGTGATGACGGCGGAATTTCTCGAGTTCAGCAAGGCCGCCGGCAATGACCTGAGCACACCCAGACCCGAATACGCTTTTCCGGGTCTGCTGCCCGGTGACCAGTGGTGTCTGTGCGCCACCCGCTGGCGCGAGGCCTATGCCGCCGGCATGGCACCACAGGTGGTGCTGGAGGCCACACACCTCAACACGCTGGGCGTGGTCTCGCTGGATCAGCTGCGCGAGTACGCGATTCGCTGA
- a CDS encoding glycosyltransferase family 2 protein, with amino-acid sequence MSETVSTESTPDLTITVPVYNERENVPILHQRIVAALEPLQRSWELILVNDGSSDGSAAVLDEIAARDSRVTALHLRRNYGQTAALMAGLDHARGQIVVPMDADLQNDPKDIPKLLEKLDEGFDVVSGWRKVRHDHPIRRNLTSRLANALISRVSGVHLHDYGCSLKAYRRDVLAGVKLYGEMHRFVPIYASWNGARVTELPVEHHPRIHGESKYGLERVIKVILDLIVVKFLYRYANKPIYLFGGFGLLSMAGSAGAGLWALWLKFFAQTSLIQTPLPLLAIFLAVTGVISILMGLLAEMLNRTYHESQAKSVYQVGRLVRSAESA; translated from the coding sequence ATGTCCGAGACTGTTTCTACCGAGTCGACGCCCGACCTCACGATCACCGTTCCGGTATACAACGAGCGGGAGAACGTGCCGATCCTGCATCAGCGCATCGTCGCCGCGCTGGAACCTCTGCAGCGCAGCTGGGAGCTGATTCTGGTCAACGACGGCAGCAGCGATGGCTCGGCAGCCGTACTGGACGAAATCGCTGCCAGGGATTCTCGAGTGACGGCCCTGCATCTGCGTCGCAACTATGGTCAGACGGCGGCACTGATGGCGGGTCTGGATCACGCCCGCGGGCAGATTGTGGTGCCGATGGACGCGGATCTGCAGAATGATCCGAAAGACATCCCGAAATTGCTCGAGAAGCTGGACGAGGGCTTCGACGTGGTGTCCGGCTGGCGCAAGGTCCGTCACGACCATCCGATTCGGCGAAACCTGACCAGCCGCCTCGCCAATGCTCTGATCTCCAGAGTGTCTGGCGTGCATTTGCACGACTACGGTTGTTCGCTGAAAGCCTATCGCCGCGATGTACTTGCCGGCGTCAAGCTCTATGGCGAAATGCACCGCTTCGTTCCGATCTACGCCTCCTGGAACGGCGCCCGGGTCACCGAACTGCCGGTCGAACACCATCCGCGCATCCACGGCGAATCCAAGTACGGTCTGGAGCGTGTGATCAAGGTCATCCTCGATCTGATCGTCGTCAAATTCCTGTATCGATATGCCAACAAGCCGATCTACCTCTTCGGTGGTTTCGGTTTGCTCAGCATGGCCGGCTCCGCCGGTGCCGGCCTCTGGGCGCTGTGGTTGAAGTTCTTTGCCCAGACCTCGCTGATCCAGACACCCTTGCCGCTGCTGGCCATCTTTCTGGCCGTGACTGGCGTGATCAGCATCCTGATGGGCCTGCTCGCCGAGATGCTCAACCGCACCTATCACGAGTCCCAGGCCAAATCGGTCTACCAGGTCGGGCGTCTGGTGCGCTCGGCAGAATCCGCCTGA
- a CDS encoding MFS transporter, which yields MNSSAIRTESPNSGKTRWWVLLLLSLAMTGNFYVYDCIGPLADHLQRLLGYSDTQLGTLNAIYSFPNIFLVLIGGLLTDRFGAGRLMLWTSMICFAGALLTAISGNFAVMAAGRLLFGIGAETMIVAATVALGLWFLGRSLALAMALNLSLGRAGSYAADVSPVWAKGAYDAGWQDPLWIAAAFAFAAMLASIGYWAIERRAGNQTAAPTSAPAEKIVWRDVLSFDRSYWYVLALCVTFYSVILPFRSTFAIKYFQHAHGLSLDAASIMNSYVFLAAVFVSPVFGLIADRFGWRASLMILGSFLLPLTFLLLGIGQAQLWTVTVLVGISFSLVPAILWPSVAHVVAPARLGTAFGLMTMIQNIGLTFSNLAAGWLNDAASAGAENPAGYQPMLWYFGVLALVGVIFAVLLRQRELGPHGHGLESPEARIHAILR from the coding sequence ATGAATTCGAGCGCCATCCGCACCGAATCGCCGAACAGCGGCAAGACCCGCTGGTGGGTGCTGCTCCTGCTGAGTCTGGCGATGACCGGCAATTTCTACGTCTATGACTGCATCGGGCCGCTGGCGGACCATCTGCAGCGGCTGCTCGGTTACAGCGACACCCAGCTCGGGACGCTCAATGCGATCTACAGCTTTCCCAACATCTTCCTGGTCCTGATCGGCGGACTGCTGACGGATCGCTTCGGCGCGGGCCGACTGATGTTGTGGACTTCGATGATTTGCTTCGCCGGCGCCCTGCTCACCGCGATCAGCGGCAATTTCGCGGTCATGGCAGCCGGGCGATTGCTGTTTGGTATCGGTGCCGAAACCATGATCGTGGCGGCGACGGTGGCCCTGGGCCTGTGGTTCCTGGGCCGCTCGCTGGCGCTGGCGATGGCGCTCAACCTCAGTCTGGGCCGAGCCGGTTCCTACGCAGCAGACGTTTCCCCGGTCTGGGCCAAGGGCGCCTACGACGCTGGCTGGCAGGATCCCTTGTGGATTGCAGCCGCGTTCGCGTTCGCGGCCATGCTCGCATCCATCGGCTATTGGGCCATTGAACGGCGGGCAGGCAATCAGACTGCGGCTCCCACCTCAGCGCCGGCAGAGAAGATCGTCTGGCGCGACGTGCTCAGTTTTGACCGATCCTATTGGTACGTTCTGGCGCTGTGCGTGACCTTCTATTCGGTGATCCTGCCCTTTCGAAGCACCTTCGCCATCAAGTACTTCCAGCACGCCCACGGGCTCAGCCTGGACGCCGCCAGCATCATGAACAGCTATGTGTTTCTGGCGGCGGTCTTCGTCAGCCCGGTCTTCGGCTTGATTGCCGACCGCTTCGGCTGGCGCGCCAGCCTCATGATCTTGGGTTCCTTTCTGTTGCCGCTGACCTTTCTGCTGCTGGGCATCGGTCAGGCGCAGCTGTGGACCGTCACCGTGCTGGTCGGCATCAGTTTCTCTCTCGTTCCGGCGATCCTTTGGCCATCGGTCGCTCATGTGGTAGCGCCGGCGCGCCTCGGCACCGCCTTCGGACTGATGACGATGATCCAGAACATCGGCCTCACCTTCTCTAACCTGGCCGCAGGCTGGCTCAATGATGCGGCCAGCGCCGGCGCTGAAAATCCTGCCGGCTATCAGCCAATGCTGTGGTATTTCGGAGTACTTGCCCTGGTGGGCGTGATCTTCGCCGTGCTGCTGCGGCAGCGAGAATTGGGCCCACATGGGCATGGATTGGAATCGCCTGAGGCCAGGATCCATGCAATCCTTAGGTAA
- the asnB gene encoding asparagine synthase (glutamine-hydrolyzing), whose amino-acid sequence MCGIAGFVGPADPGALKAMADAMLHRGPDGEGLLPDGPDRVHLAHRRLAILDIAGGQQPMLTDDEALSIVFNGEIYNFRELRQELERCGARFRSDHSDTEVLLLGWREWGMQLFDRLNGMWALAIHDRRKRQLILARDRFGKKPLYYHRSREIFAFASELSALRMHPATPRSWNPIAVRKYFAYGFIPAPHSLLDGVHKLPAGHTLTLNLSDSSSRIDRCWQYLPAPDADLAARPSAELAEQLLSLLDAAVARRLVADVPVGAFLSGGIDSSTIAALAIAQLGADRLKTFSIAFADSDFDESPYARHLADQIGAAHRVESCSTQDLYDALPEILRRLDEPLADASLLPTYLLCKYARREVTVALGGDGADELLAGYDPFRALSPARAYQRLVPGLVHRGIEAVISRLPVSHRYMSLDFKLKRTLRGMGQSPRLWLPLWMSPVTPRELGELLNEPVDTEALYSEAITAWERSPEANDVDRSICFYIDLYLQDDILTKVDRASMMNSLEVRSPFLDIDLVNFLRRLPSTLKLRRGVGKWLLRQATRDLLPQQIIQRSKQGFAVPVGRWFQQGVLPLAETADASPFWHQQLAEHRAGKADHRLYLWSQLVLNTARSHSMGH is encoded by the coding sequence ATGTGCGGTATCGCTGGTTTCGTCGGGCCCGCCGACCCAGGTGCTCTGAAAGCCATGGCCGACGCCATGCTGCACCGCGGCCCGGATGGAGAGGGCCTGTTGCCCGATGGGCCAGACCGCGTGCACCTCGCTCACCGCCGCCTGGCCATTCTCGACATCGCCGGCGGACAGCAGCCCATGCTCACCGACGACGAGGCGCTGAGCATCGTCTTCAATGGCGAGATCTACAACTTCCGCGAATTGCGCCAGGAACTGGAGCGCTGCGGCGCGCGATTCCGTAGTGATCATTCCGACACCGAAGTCTTGCTGCTGGGTTGGCGCGAATGGGGCATGCAGCTGTTCGATCGCCTCAACGGCATGTGGGCGCTGGCCATCCATGACCGCCGAAAACGACAACTGATTTTGGCGCGCGATCGTTTCGGCAAGAAACCGCTGTACTACCACCGGAGCCGCGAGATCTTTGCCTTTGCCTCGGAGCTGTCGGCGCTGCGCATGCATCCGGCGACGCCGCGCAGCTGGAACCCGATCGCAGTCCGCAAGTATTTCGCCTACGGCTTCATCCCAGCCCCGCACTCGCTGCTGGACGGTGTGCACAAGCTGCCAGCCGGGCATACGCTGACGCTCAATCTGAGCGATTCAAGCTCCCGTATCGACCGCTGCTGGCAGTATCTGCCGGCGCCCGATGCCGATCTCGCGGCCCGACCGAGTGCGGAACTGGCCGAGCAACTGCTGTCGCTGCTCGATGCCGCAGTCGCGCGGCGACTGGTGGCCGATGTGCCCGTCGGGGCCTTCCTTAGCGGCGGCATCGATTCGTCCACCATCGCTGCGCTGGCCATCGCCCAACTCGGCGCCGATCGCCTGAAGACCTTCTCCATCGCCTTCGCCGATTCGGATTTCGACGAATCGCCCTACGCCCGGCATCTTGCCGACCAGATCGGCGCGGCCCATCGCGTCGAGTCCTGCAGCACCCAGGACCTTTACGACGCCCTGCCCGAAATCCTGCGCCGACTGGATGAGCCGCTGGCCGATGCCTCGCTGCTGCCGACCTATCTGCTCTGCAAGTACGCCCGCCGCGAAGTCACGGTCGCTCTCGGCGGCGATGGCGCCGACGAACTGCTGGCGGGCTACGATCCATTTAGGGCTCTGAGCCCGGCAAGAGCCTATCAACGTCTGGTGCCCGGACTGGTGCATCGCGGAATCGAAGCGGTCATTTCGCGGCTGCCGGTGTCACATCGCTACATGAGCCTCGACTTCAAGCTCAAGCGGACCCTGCGTGGCATGGGCCAGTCGCCCCGCTTGTGGCTGCCGTTGTGGATGTCTCCCGTGACTCCGCGGGAACTCGGCGAATTGCTGAACGAACCAGTCGATACCGAAGCCCTGTACAGCGAAGCGATCACGGCCTGGGAGCGAAGCCCCGAAGCCAATGACGTCGATCGCAGCATCTGCTTCTACATCGATCTGTACCTGCAGGACGACATCCTGACCAAGGTCGATCGGGCCAGCATGATGAATTCCCTGGAAGTGCGCTCACCCTTCCTGGACATCGATCTGGTCAACTTCTTGCGACGCTTGCCCTCGACGCTCAAACTCCGACGTGGAGTCGGCAAGTGGTTGTTGCGGCAAGCCACCCGCGATCTGCTGCCGCAGCAGATCATCCAGCGCAGCAAGCAGGGCTTTGCGGTGCCCGTCGGCCGCTGGTTCCAGCAAGGGGTGTTGCCGCTGGCCGAGACCGCCGATGCCTCACCCTTCTGGCACCAGCAACTGGCGGAACACCGCGCCGGCAAGGCTGACCACCGACTGTATCTGTGGAGCCAGCTGGTCCTGAACACCGCCCGATCACACTCAATGGGTCACTAG
- a CDS encoding class I SAM-dependent methyltransferase, whose translation MTTADTATAQAFANSWNNLPPGSVYTPSQFIDWMQPLQKSDFEGKEVLELGCGNGSLLVHSCHWQPRRIVGVDLGASVQTARRNVADFPFAEIVQADLVEFASEGFDLVYCIGVLHHLKNPAAGFASVVRNTRPGGRFHCWVYAREGNAIVIALVEPIRKIASRLPWWITKYLIATPLVVPYFVYAKLLRALHRLFPEQAPRWLAWAPLREYSLWIAERTFSFFRHVAFDQLVTPQTTYLSRAQIEEWLSSRADIEAGSSYIIFRNGNSWKFGGRRAADHSEQST comes from the coding sequence ATGACTACAGCCGATACCGCCACCGCTCAGGCTTTCGCCAACTCGTGGAACAACCTGCCGCCTGGCTCGGTCTATACGCCATCCCAGTTCATCGACTGGATGCAGCCGCTGCAGAAATCCGACTTCGAGGGCAAGGAGGTGCTCGAACTTGGCTGCGGCAACGGCAGTCTGCTGGTGCACTCCTGTCACTGGCAGCCCAGACGCATCGTCGGTGTGGACCTTGGTGCATCGGTACAGACCGCGCGCCGCAACGTCGCCGACTTCCCCTTCGCCGAGATCGTACAGGCGGATCTGGTGGAATTCGCATCGGAGGGCTTTGATCTGGTCTATTGCATCGGTGTGCTGCATCACCTGAAGAATCCCGCCGCCGGATTTGCCTCGGTGGTGCGCAATACCCGCCCCGGTGGACGCTTTCATTGCTGGGTCTATGCCCGCGAAGGCAACGCCATCGTCATTGCCCTGGTCGAACCGATCCGCAAGATCGCGTCACGGCTGCCGTGGTGGATTACCAAATACCTGATCGCGACACCGCTGGTGGTCCCCTACTTTGTCTACGCCAAGCTGCTGCGCGCCTTGCACCGCTTGTTCCCGGAGCAGGCGCCGCGCTGGTTGGCCTGGGCTCCGCTGCGTGAATATTCTCTGTGGATCGCGGAACGCACCTTCTCCTTCTTCAGGCATGTGGCCTTTGACCAGTTGGTGACCCCGCAAACAACCTACCTGTCGCGCGCCCAGATCGAGGAGTGGCTCTCCAGCCGGGCCGATATCGAAGCCGGCAGTTCGTACATCATCTTCCGCAACGGCAATTCCTGGAAATTCGGCGGGCGTCGCGCCGCAGACCACAGCGAGCAATCCACATGA